The Meiothermus sp. region AATATCTCCACCACTACCTGCTTTGTGGTGGCCGCCGGAGGCGTGGCCATTGCCAAGCACGGCAACCGGGCGGCCTCGTCCAAGTCGGGCTCCTTCGACCTGCTCGAGGCCCTGGGCATCAAAATTGATATTCCCCTCGCCAAAGTAACCGAGGCCATCGAGACCCTGGGGCTGGGCTTCTTGTTCGCCCGCAGCCATCACCCGGCCATGCGCTATGTGGCCCCGGTGCGGGCCGAGCTGGGGGTGCGCACGGTGTTTAACCTGCTGGGGCCCCTCACCAACCCCGCCTTCGCCACTTTGAATCTGGTAGGGGTGAGCAGCCCGGCGCTGCTCGAGCCCTTTGCCCAGGTGCTGCACAGCCTGGGCTCCCAGCGGGCCCTGGTGGTGCACGGCGAGGGGGTGGACGAGCTGGTGCTGGGCCAGAACCAGGTGGCCGAGCTCTGTGAGGGACAGATCCGGCGCTACACCTTGCGCCCGGAGGAGGTGGGGCTTCCCTCGGCGCCCTACGAAACCATCCAAGGCGGAACGCCGCAGGAAAACGCCCAGACCGCCCGGGCCATTTTGAGCGGGCAGGACAAGAGCCCCAAACGCGATGCGGTAGCGCTCAATGCGGGGGCCGCCTTCTACCTGGCGGGCAAGGCCGATAGCATTGCCCAGGGGGTGGTGCTGGCCAAGGAGCTACTGGACGCTGGGGCGGGCCTCGAGGTACTCGAGCGCCTGATTCAGCTCACCCAGGCATGAGCACCATTGTCCTAATCTCCAACGGGCACGGCGAGGACATCATCGGGGCGGCGCTGGCCCACGAACTCCGGGCCCTGGGCTACACCCTACAAGCGGTGCCGCTGGTGGGCCGGGGACAAGTCTACGAAGAGGCGGGCTTCAGTGTGCGGGGGCCCCGCCGGGAGATGCCCTCGGGGGGCTTTGCGCTGCAAAGCCCGGCGGCCATCTGGGCCGACCTGAGGGCGGGTTGGGTCTCGATGAGCCTGGCGCAGTACCGCGCGGTGCAAGAAGTCGCCCGGGAGGCCGCGGCCACGCTGGTGGTGGGGGATGTGTATGCCCTGCTGGTGGGTTATTTTTGGGGTCGGCGTCCGCTTTTTTTGATGCAGTGCCGCTCCTCGCTCAGGGCCTGGGACAAGCAGGGCTGGAGCCGGCCCTACAGCGCCACGGAGCGCTTCCTGATGCGCCGGGCGGTGGGGGTCTATCCGCGCGAGCCGGAGGGTGAGCAGTGGCTTAAGGCCCACGGGGTCGCCCACGCCCGCTACCTGGGCAACCCTATGCTGGATGCCCTGGAGGGTGTAGAGCTAAAGCTTCCTCCACCCTATTTGCTACTACTCCCCGGTTCGCGCAGCGATGCCTACCAGAGCCTGCCCCAGATGCTCGAGGCGGTTCGGCTCTTGGGCGACCTGGGCCTCACACCGGTGGTAGCCTGGGCCGGCCTGCCCCTAGAGCCCCTCAGGGTTCCAGGCTGGCGGTTCGAGGCCACCGGCCTGGCAGCGGGCGTCACCCACCGGCTGGGCCACCCGGATGGAAGCGTGGTCTACCTGACCCAGGGGGCCTTCAAAACCGCATTGTTGGGCGCCAAAATTGCCCTTTCCACCAGCGGAACTGCCGCCGAACAAACCGCCGGCTACGGGGTGCCGCTGGTGGGCTTTCCCACCGCCGGGCCGCAGTACACCCCGGCCTTCGCCGCCCAGCAAAAACGCTTGCTGGGCGAGGCCCTGACGCTGGTAGAACCCCATCCCGAGGCCATTGCCCAGGGTGTGCGGCGGTTGTGGGCCTCGCCAAAGTTGCTCGAGCAAGCCAAATCTGCCGGGCGGGCCGCCATGGGTGAGCCGGGGGCGGCCCGGCGAATCGCCCAGGAGCTTCACGGGCAGCTGCAGGCTAGGGGCCTCGAGCCACCCCCGTCTCGATGAAGCGCCACCACAAGAGCAGGCAGACCAGACTGGCCCAGAAGAAATAGGGCCCCACCTGCTCGGGGGCCTTCTCCAGGCTTTTGCGAAACCAGCCTTCCGGCTCCAGGCCGCTCACAAACCACAGAATGCTGGCCGCCAGAAGGCCGTAAACGGCGTGGAGCCAGGTCACCCCGCCCATAAAGAGCGTGCGCACCAGCACCTCCACCACCACGGCCCCCACCGCAAACCCCGCCGTAAACTTGAAAAAGCGCAACTGCCCGGGTGTGGGCTCCCGCACCAGCAGGGGCAGATTAAGAAGCAGCGAAGCCCCGATCAGGAGCAGCGCAAGCAGGTTCAGCAGGCCGCGCAGCCCGATGATGTAGACCGGAAGAGGAGTGTCCATAACGGGCTTAGGGAAGAAGGGGGGGCTTGCGCTTGAGCTGCTCCGAAATTGCCTGGGCCAGGCCGATGAGCGCTGCATCTTGCAGGGGCTTGCTCACCAGCGAGGCGCCCACCGGCTCGCCGCTCTCGCGGTAGCCTGCGGGTAGGTTGACCACCGGGAAGCCCGAGGTGGAGGTGAGCACGCTCAGGCTGTTGCTTACGGTGAGGAGCACCTCTACCCGGTACGCTTGCATTAACCCCAGCAGACGTTCGCGGCCCTGCTGGCGGTTCTTGGCCACCAGGGCCTGGTACTCGGCCTCAGAGAGCGGGTGCGCCAGCGAGGTCTCGAGCAAATCCTGTCCGTACAGCATGGCCTCGGGGTGCTGGCGGTTGTACTCAATCACTTCTTGCAGGCCCTGGATGGCGGCCCCGGTGGTTTGCAAATACCGGGCCAGGTCTTGCCGCATGCCCGCGTGCAGCACCGGCATCATCTCGATGGAGCTTTCCGGGAAGGGCACTTCCACCACTTCTACGCCCAGCCCCACCAGCGCCTGGGCTACTTGGGCCAGGGCTTCCGCATCGCCCTTGCGCTGGGTGTGTTGCACCCAGCCGACCCGAAGCGGCAGGACGGGGCGGGGGGCCACAGGCGGGAAGGTGAAATGCTCGGCTATCCGGGTAGCGGCGTCGGTAGGGTCGAGGCCGGTGATGACCGACATCAGCAGGGCCAGATCGGTGGCGTTTTTGGTCATGGGGCCGGCGGTGTCCTGGGCCGCGGTGATGGGGATGATGCGGTCGCGGCTGACCAGGCCCAGGGTGGGTTTGAGGGTGAACAGGCTGTTCTGGGCGGCGGGGTAGATGAGCGAGCCCGAGGTCTCGGTGCCGATGCCGGCTACGGCCAGATTGGCCGCTACCGCCGAGGCCGTGCCGCTGCTGCTGCCTCCCACATCAAAGGGGCCGTAGGGGTTGCGGGTATGGCCGCCCAGGGTGCTGTAGCCGTTCACCGACTGACTGGTCATGAAGTTGGCCCACTCCGAAAGGTTGTTCTTGCCCAGAATCACCGCCCCGGCGGCCCGCAACTTCTGCACAAGGAAGGCATCCTGGTCGGCGATGTGCTGGGCCAGCACCGCAGCGCCGGCGGTGGTGTGCAGGGGGCCTTGGGTGGAGATATTGTCCTTGAGGCTGAGGGGGATGCCGTGCAGCGGCCCGCGCACCTTCCCTTGCCGGCGCTCCTGGTCAAGCCTGCGGGCTTCCTCGAGGGCCGCCGGATTGAGCTCCAGATAAGCCCGTAATTGGTCGTTGTAGCGCCGGATGCGCCACAGATAAAACAGCGTGAGCGCTTCGGAGGTCAGGCGTCCGGCTTGCATCTCGGCCTGGAGTTCTGGAATGGTGGCCTGCTGGGTAAGGGTTTCCAGGCGCTCGAGCAGCGATGGCTCGAGCCCTGCCAGCTCCGCCTCGAAAGGGGTGAAGTCCAGCGCTCGCCGCAACGGGTAGGGGCGTTCGGCCGTTTGCTCCGCTACCTGGCGGGCCACAAAGCTTTCCCAGTCGCGTTTATTGGGGTTCAGGCGTTTTTCGGCGGCTTGGCTCATTACCCACCACACTACCAGCCCCAAAGCCAGGAAAACCAGGGCCGAGAACAGTTGGAGCCCTCTCGTCATGACCACTACCCCCAATTGGGGGTAATGCTACCGCAAACCCCGTGTGGGAAGGGATAAATAGACCTACACTGGGGGTCTGGCCTGCACGTAACGGCGCAATTTCCCAAATATCACAAGGCAAGCCCAAAACCCCCGCTACGCTTGGGCTTGGGCAGACACGCTTTTTATCGGAATTGCCATGCAAGAACTCTTTACCAACGCCCCCGCACACTGGCCCAAGGTTCGCCTCGAGGGCCTGATTCAAAGCAGCGCCCCCGAGGTCAAGGCGGCCAATCGCCTGATTTTTGCGACCACGGTAGAAACCCTTTTTCGCAAGTCGGGCATCCAGGTGCTGGAGGCCGATGTGCTGCGCCTGACCCGCGAGGGGGTGCTGGAAATTCCTCTGCGGGTGCGGGCCCAGGACGGCGAGTACGACCTGTTTTTCTACCCTGTCGCCGACGAAAAAGCAGCGGCTCACTATGTGGCGGTGCACGAGCTGGCCCAGAAGTGGGGGCGCATTCGCCCGGTTTTCTACAGCACCGACGACCTGCTGGCCATCTACCCCGAAACCCTCGAGCCCGTCACCTCCCGCGACCGGCTCTACATCCAAGCAGCCCTTACTGCCCCCAAAGGCCAGTACGCCATGTGGTGGGCCCAGGTGCCCGGCGAGCAGTTTCACTATAGCTCCACCTTCGACCTATACGACCGTATCTACCGCGAGATCAACGGCCTGGAGATGCGGGCATTTGCCCTGATTTTGCTCGAGCTGGGCATGATTCAAGAAGAGTATGAGTTCACCGCCTCGACCTTTACCGATAGCACCGTGGAAATTCCGGTGGAGGGCCCCGAAGGGGTGCCCATCCTCATCTCGTTTTCGCAGCACCGGGGGGTGCGCTTTCACTTCCACATGGATCGGGCCAGCGCCGAATACCGCGACCTGTTCCTGAACCTATTCTTGCTGCGGGTCAAGCTCTGGCGTAAGGAGGCCGACCTCGAGCAGGTCAA contains the following coding sequences:
- the trpD gene encoding anthranilate phosphoribosyltransferase, which produces MDELRKALLAEPLSQAEAHALMNRIMAGELTPVQTAGVLMALRTRGETTEEIAGFAAGMREAAVRVETRRKPLMDIVGTGGVAPDAFNISTTTCFVVAAGGVAIAKHGNRAASSKSGSFDLLEALGIKIDIPLAKVTEAIETLGLGFLFARSHHPAMRYVAPVRAELGVRTVFNLLGPLTNPAFATLNLVGVSSPALLEPFAQVLHSLGSQRALVVHGEGVDELVLGQNQVAELCEGQIRRYTLRPEEVGLPSAPYETIQGGTPQENAQTARAILSGQDKSPKRDAVALNAGAAFYLAGKADSIAQGVVLAKELLDAGAGLEVLERLIQLTQA
- a CDS encoding lipid-A-disaccharide synthase-related protein, whose protein sequence is MSTIVLISNGHGEDIIGAALAHELRALGYTLQAVPLVGRGQVYEEAGFSVRGPRREMPSGGFALQSPAAIWADLRAGWVSMSLAQYRAVQEVAREAAATLVVGDVYALLVGYFWGRRPLFLMQCRSSLRAWDKQGWSRPYSATERFLMRRAVGVYPREPEGEQWLKAHGVAHARYLGNPMLDALEGVELKLPPPYLLLLPGSRSDAYQSLPQMLEAVRLLGDLGLTPVVAWAGLPLEPLRVPGWRFEATGLAAGVTHRLGHPDGSVVYLTQGAFKTALLGAKIALSTSGTAAEQTAGYGVPLVGFPTAGPQYTPAFAAQQKRLLGEALTLVEPHPEAIAQGVRRLWASPKLLEQAKSAGRAAMGEPGAARRIAQELHGQLQARGLEPPPSR
- a CDS encoding amidase family protein, whose product is MTRGLQLFSALVFLALGLVVWWVMSQAAEKRLNPNKRDWESFVARQVAEQTAERPYPLRRALDFTPFEAELAGLEPSLLERLETLTQQATIPELQAEMQAGRLTSEALTLFYLWRIRRYNDQLRAYLELNPAALEEARRLDQERRQGKVRGPLHGIPLSLKDNISTQGPLHTTAGAAVLAQHIADQDAFLVQKLRAAGAVILGKNNLSEWANFMTSQSVNGYSTLGGHTRNPYGPFDVGGSSSGTASAVAANLAVAGIGTETSGSLIYPAAQNSLFTLKPTLGLVSRDRIIPITAAQDTAGPMTKNATDLALLMSVITGLDPTDAATRIAEHFTFPPVAPRPVLPLRVGWVQHTQRKGDAEALAQVAQALVGLGVEVVEVPFPESSIEMMPVLHAGMRQDLARYLQTTGAAIQGLQEVIEYNRQHPEAMLYGQDLLETSLAHPLSEAEYQALVAKNRQQGRERLLGLMQAYRVEVLLTVSNSLSVLTSTSGFPVVNLPAGYRESGEPVGASLVSKPLQDAALIGLAQAISEQLKRKPPLLP